The sequence CCATtcgcccttcccctcccccctccccgtacGCACTCTGGCTCTTTTCAAGTGTCTCTGAGTGTTCGACTGTGCGTACAGGAGCGTCCTTCCCTGGACGCTTCCTACGACTCTCTTTAAGGCCTCGAAGGCCTGAGTCTCTGGAGAGGAGGATCAGGACTGGAAAGACAAGAGGCACCATAATGGCATGCacatgcgcgcgtgtgcggtgTCTCGGGGACAGGGGTTTGGgtggggcagcggcgcgaggcatcgacctcttcctcttcctcgtcacccccccctttctctcagCCCCTTCCTGCtggtccccccccccccccacacctcCCCTGCCTCGCCCGCCGCATTTCTGCACGTTCTCCCGTCGTGTGGCTCACAATGCggctctccttttctgctgCCCGACAGTCCTGCGCTCTGTGATGTCTCCTCTCCggcctgctgccgcggtggtggtggtggtggtggggggtgaCAGAATTGCACCCTTCCTTCAtatgtgtctctctctctctctcgcccagctacttcttctcttctccctccctccaccgtTTCCACCTCTGTACATCATCACCAGCCACCATTAGCGCCATTGGCTGGTATTTCCTCCCTCTGTTTGTCTTGCGCAGACTGACCGCTTGTGtgcctttccttccttctcttgcgcCATCCCTGATGACGTAGGGAGACGCCGCAGTGCGCGCGGCATCGCAGGGGTCCGGTgcacccactctctctctctctctgtagggGGGAGAAGCCCGGCAGGCCCGCCCCTCTCGCTGCCAATGCAGAGCCAcgtctggtggtggcggggccaagcgacggcgacgtggggagggggggaggtcagagcgatgcatcgctgcggatgccggcggtcaggccGTGGATGGCGTGACGTCGGAGCGGgccgcggcagtgggcgTGCTCGCACCATCCACCTGATGGGCACGGCGCCATGCTGACTCGACTGTATCCCACCCGGCCCCCTGGCTGCCCAGtagcgtggtggtggggaggggagggaggggcccGAGCGCCACTTCGAGGGAAATATGCGCCACGCGGCGACCGGCGcagtgggagcggctgcgaggcgacgtgcgaggcggaggtgggccTGCGCATTGCCGTGCCGCGtgcctacggctgcttcgcaccccgCGGTGGGCCCCTGTGGGGCAGCTCCTGGTGTAGAGTGGGGGGAGGTTTGAGGTCATGCTGAGTGGCGGAGAATGGGCGCGgtaggagaaagaggggcgtCTGCCTATCTATGAGAAGCACCTGCCGTcttctctccgccttctctcggtttctcttcttgtcctcTGTTACGATGTTCTTGCtcgctgacacacacacacacacacacacacaccaagaCCAACACGCATCGGCACAACATAAAACGCAACGATAAGGGCAACGAGGAAGGCCTCACCGCTGATTCGTGTTGCCACCACCCTCACcctcatccccccctctgcccACTCCGCTGCCGTGTTTTTGGCTAGCACCAGTGCCGCCATCATCACGGCGACTGTTCTCcaccttccccctcttctcctcgtgtTTCTTCTCGTTTTGTGCTGTCTGAAGGAGATTAGCTCCTTGCTGCTCGCCGTGCGCTTTCTTTGCTATACTTCAGTTTATCACCCTCGTTGTACACCCCGATACAGACGCATTTATTCCACTGTCCTCTTCATCTCACTCCACTCCCGCCCTGTGCGTAGGCGTACCTCCTCGAAACATCTACGCGAGGGTACAGGcaagggaaagagacgaCGGGGCATCACCGCGCTCGACGGCGTAGTCAGATACTCGTGCCTTCGCTGACGTCAGCCAAGCgcgcaacgaggaggaggaggtgacagGAAGGCGcgtctcttttgctttcacCCGGggggcagcgcacacacacacacacacacacacgcacacgcacgcctcttTTCTGCGCTCTTTTCGAGTCGAGTCGCGCGCTTCTCCCCTCATCCGCCCAATTCTCacttttttatttttcggctctcgccccctcccccccgccgccgcctttgcACACCGTTGCTCACACCCGttacacacactcacacactcactcactcactctctctctttccccctcctctctctcacgtgTACACGGCGACACCCCTAAGCGTGTAAGAGAGACCACCAATGAAGGGCATTGGCCGCCAGTCGTTTCTCGTCGTCTTCGACTTTGACCACACCATTGTGGATTGCAACACCGATGTGGTCATCCCAGCTGCGCTAGGTCGGCGCGAcatgcagcaccgcctcatGCTGGAAGAGGATCGGATGCAGTGGACGAAGCTGATGGACACCATCATTGCGCCTTTCCACAAAGACGAGCTGAAGAAGGCGGCACACGACGCTGTTACCATCGACCCGGCGATGCCCGAGGTCTTTCGGTATCTGGTAGACGCCCAGAGGCAGTACGCGCATCGCCAGGCGACGCCTGTTTCGATGTCGCCTGACGATGCGCGCACTGCCTCTGTGCAGGACAACATGCCGGGTTTTGTTGAGATGAACATTGCCAGCGACGCGAACCTTCTCTTCATCGAGGCAGCCCTCGACGCGCGCTTCCCGGGCCTGAAAGCGCGTGTTTCGCAGATCCACAGCAACCCCTACTACGACCTGACCGCGCCTGGCGTGCTACAGGACGCCGGCTTGGACATTTACTACGGCGTGGACCGGCCGGACGGCCGCCTCAACGTGAATGATGAGGCGGAGCGTGACGCAGCGCACAACCAAGGCATGACGCGCAAGTCGCGCGTGTCCTGGTACGAGCCGTACGGTCATCAGTGCCAGTGCTGCCTCGCAGGCGGCAAGCCGAACATGTGCAAGTCGATCATTATCGAACGTCTACTGCAGACCACGTCGCTTATTGACCCCACCATCATCTTCATTGGCGATGGCGCGAACGACTACTGCCCGGTGCTGAACGTGCTGCGGCCGCGCGACTACATGTTCGCCCGCAGAGACTTTCCGATTCATCACATCCTTGCCGGCACGTTGCACCCCACCTTGAGCAAGGACGGTGCCCCCGGAGATGTCGGCGGGTGTTGCCACGTTGGCCTCTGGAAGGAcgctgcggagctgcggGGGCTTTTCCAGCTCGCCATGGAGCACCCCGGGGCGCGACTCCCGACACTCGTGCGGTTCCGCGATGTGGCTGCGAAGGAGTTCCGCTCCGTCACGATTGCCAAGCGCATTCCTTCCGTTTTAAAGCGCACCTTTGAGGAGCTGAGCAACGCGTCTGGGATCTCTGAGAAGGGCCGCCAGCGCATCGTCGAACTCATGCGGGATGCGGAGGCGAACAGCagggtgccgccgctgccgggtCAGGCATGCGTGCCAGCGTGGCTGCGTAACTACGCGTACGTCTCCGAGTACGACAACGTCAACGCCGATGATGTGGCACGGCGAGTGAGCCCGGCAGCGGAGGGGAAGGAGCATCTGGTCGCGCCGCGCTGGGGCCAGGTGCCGTGGCTGCATGGGGAGATCTACTTCTACCATCTGATGTGGCAGTATTTCATGATGCAGGACACCGCCGAGGGGGCAGTGGAAGAGGATGCGACGGCAACCACGGAGACGGCGTTCACCTTCAACGTTGTCACTCCGCACGCCGTGCACAACCCGCTCTTCTCGCAGGAGTGCCGCGTTACGTCGACGCTGGGAGTGATCAGCCCGCCGGTGATAGTGATGCAGAGCGCACGGGACGTGGCACCACTGGTGTGCAGGCCTGCCTCGATCGCCGACGGTGTTATTGCACGACGCGTGCAATTCGGCAGCGATGGACCTGCTAAGCAGCTGCCATACATGGAGATGGTGCGGCAGCCGAGCGGCTGCGTCATCCCACCAGCTGCGACATTTTTCT comes from Leishmania panamensis strain MHOM/PA/94/PSC-1 chromosome 6 sequence and encodes:
- a CDS encoding phosphatase, putative (TriTrypDB/GeneDB-style sysID: LpmP.06.0600) codes for the protein MKGIGRQSFLVVFDFDHTIVDCNTDVVIPAALGRRDMQHRLMLEEDRMQWTKLMDTIIAPFHKDELKKAAHDAVTIDPAMPEVFRYLVDAQRQYAHRQATPVSMSPDDARTASVQDNMPGFVEMNIASDANLLFIEAALDARFPGLKARVSQIHSNPYYDLTAPGVLQDAGLDIYYGVDRPDGRLNVNDEAERDAAHNQGMTRKSRVSWYEPYGHQCQCCLAGGKPNMCKSIIIERLLQTTSLIDPTIIFIGDGANDYCPVLNVLRPRDYMFARRDFPIHHILAGTLHPTLSKDGAPGDVGGCCHVGLWKDAAELRGLFQLAMEHPGARLPTLVRFRDVAAKEFRSVTIAKRIPSVLKRTFEELSNASGISEKGRQRIVELMRDAEANSRVPPLPGQACVPAWLRNYAYVSEYDNVNADDVARRVSPAAEGKEHLVAPRWGQVPWLHGEIYFYHLMWQYFMMQDTAEGAVEEDATATTETAFTFNVVTPHAVHNPLFSQECRVTSTLGVISPPVIVMQSARDVAPLVCRPASIADGVIARRVQFGSDGPAKQLPYMEMVRQPSGCVIPPAATFFSQYRDIFAREKHDVLMNFLKVRVVPMLACQPWGADRDYGGILLRWMLWGNGIDLSMFTLDQLASSHGKAEGSDETSHSGDLAALREVEKAASLAQDANLVGNEVAKVVAHLQRLLDPDDACNGTRQVDIVMDNVGVECIADLCFGLWYVNQAARLGAAAAAGSARVVYHVKSMPYYVSDVTPRDFDLTLAQLEGTYTNEAFEPDSTKRETLKAVLEPFIAQVRDCFARGAFAVDADTVWTQPSEYRDLPPRVINRYFFTQQISAPALADDAAATTAESGVAAALADTACPASSAAGPHCMSKTHVQARSGLVLFKGDLNYRRLIGDRYWDRTDFLTALAKEEKPDLRRMPEKYSAVEQAIVAELTQDTPTSALMDSPTFAEVMAAYWPTQTVPVCSIRTIKSECCLGVPGDLKTRLDQEVGLSWRISGKYGVILFACGEQ